Proteins from a genomic interval of Arvicola amphibius chromosome 14, mArvAmp1.2, whole genome shotgun sequence:
- the Cnn3 gene encoding calponin-3 isoform X2 produces the protein MGIGTNFQLGLKDGIILCELINKLQPGSVKKVNESSLNWPQLENIGNFIKAIQAYGMKPHDIFEANDLFENGNMTQVQTTLVALAGLAKTKGFHTTIDIGVKYAEKQARRFDEGKLKAGQSVIGLQMGTNKCASQAGMTAYGTRRHLYDPKMQTDKPFDQTTISLQMGTNKGASQAGMLAPGTRRDIYDQKLTLQPVDSSTISLQMGTNKVASQKGMSVYGLGRQVYDPKYCAAPTEPVIHNGSQGTGTNGSEISDSDYQAEYPDEYHGEYPDDYPREYQYGDDQGIDY, from the exons ATGGGCATTGGCACCAACTTCCAGCTGGGCCTGAAGGATGGCATCATCCTCTGCGA actCATAAACAAGCTACAGCCAGGCTCTGTGAAGAAAGTCAATGAATCCTCACTAAACTGGCCTCAG TTGGAGAATATCGGCAACTTCATTAAAGCTATTCAGGCTTATGGTATGAAGCCCCATGACATATTTGAAGCAAATGATCTTTTTGAGAATGGCAACATGACCCAGGTTCAGACTACACTGGTGGCCCTAGCAGGTCTG GCAAAAACAAAAGGCTTCCACACAACCATTGACATTGGAGTCAAGTatgcagaaaaacaagcaagacgTTTTGATGAAGGCAAATTAAAGGCTGGCCAAAGTGTAATTGGTTTACAG ATGGGAACCAACAAATGTGCCAGCCAGGCGGGTATGACAGCCTATGGGACCAGGAGGCATCTTTATGACCCCAAGATGCAGACCGACAAACCCTTTGACCAGACCACGATTAGTCTGCAGATGGGCACCAACAAAGGAGCCAGCCAG GCTGGGATGTTAGCACCGGGTACCAGAAGAGACATCTACGACCAGAAGCTAACATTACAGCCAGTGGACAGCTCGACCATCTCGCTACAGATGGGTACCAACAAAGTGGCTTCCCAGAAAGGAATGAGCGTGTATGGGCTTGGGCGGCAAGTGTACGACCCCAAGTACTGTGCCGCCCCTACAGAACCCGTCATTCACAACGGAAGCCAGGGCACAGGAACAAATGGGTCAGAAATCAGTGATAGTGATTACCAGGCGGAGTACCCCGATGAGTATCACGGCGAGTACCCCGATGACTACCCCCGAGAATACCAGTATGGCGATGACCAGGGCATTGACTATTAG
- the Cnn3 gene encoding calponin-3 isoform X1, producing MTHFNKGPSYGLSAEVKNKIASKYDQQAEEDLRNWIEEVTGMGIGTNFQLGLKDGIILCELINKLQPGSVKKVNESSLNWPQLENIGNFIKAIQAYGMKPHDIFEANDLFENGNMTQVQTTLVALAGLAKTKGFHTTIDIGVKYAEKQARRFDEGKLKAGQSVIGLQMGTNKCASQAGMTAYGTRRHLYDPKMQTDKPFDQTTISLQMGTNKGASQAGMLAPGTRRDIYDQKLTLQPVDSSTISLQMGTNKVASQKGMSVYGLGRQVYDPKYCAAPTEPVIHNGSQGTGTNGSEISDSDYQAEYPDEYHGEYPDDYPREYQYGDDQGIDY from the exons ATCGCATCCAAGTATGACCAGCAAGCGGAGGAAGATCTGCGCAACTGGATAGAAGAGGTGACAGGCATGGGCATTGGCACCAACTTCCAGCTGGGCCTGAAGGATGGCATCATCCTCTGCGA actCATAAACAAGCTACAGCCAGGCTCTGTGAAGAAAGTCAATGAATCCTCACTAAACTGGCCTCAG TTGGAGAATATCGGCAACTTCATTAAAGCTATTCAGGCTTATGGTATGAAGCCCCATGACATATTTGAAGCAAATGATCTTTTTGAGAATGGCAACATGACCCAGGTTCAGACTACACTGGTGGCCCTAGCAGGTCTG GCAAAAACAAAAGGCTTCCACACAACCATTGACATTGGAGTCAAGTatgcagaaaaacaagcaagacgTTTTGATGAAGGCAAATTAAAGGCTGGCCAAAGTGTAATTGGTTTACAG ATGGGAACCAACAAATGTGCCAGCCAGGCGGGTATGACAGCCTATGGGACCAGGAGGCATCTTTATGACCCCAAGATGCAGACCGACAAACCCTTTGACCAGACCACGATTAGTCTGCAGATGGGCACCAACAAAGGAGCCAGCCAG GCTGGGATGTTAGCACCGGGTACCAGAAGAGACATCTACGACCAGAAGCTAACATTACAGCCAGTGGACAGCTCGACCATCTCGCTACAGATGGGTACCAACAAAGTGGCTTCCCAGAAAGGAATGAGCGTGTATGGGCTTGGGCGGCAAGTGTACGACCCCAAGTACTGTGCCGCCCCTACAGAACCCGTCATTCACAACGGAAGCCAGGGCACAGGAACAAATGGGTCAGAAATCAGTGATAGTGATTACCAGGCGGAGTACCCCGATGAGTATCACGGCGAGTACCCCGATGACTACCCCCGAGAATACCAGTATGGCGATGACCAGGGCATTGACTATTAG